A part of Tessaracoccus timonensis genomic DNA contains:
- the guaB gene encoding IMP dehydrogenase produces MTTQAEAPGPFDYLGLTYDDVLLLPGETDVIPSEVDTTTQFTRELSLKLPVVSAAMDTVTESRMAIAMARQGGLGVLHRNLSMEDQAYQVDLVKRTQTGRITNPVTIGPDATLDDLDKLCGQYRISGLPVVDEHNTLLGICTNRDLRFTPVAEWESTLVRDVMTPMPLITAPEDISRDDATALLRKHKRERLPLVDADGKLTGLITVKDFVKSEQFPNASKDAHGRLLVGAGVGYFGESWERANLLIEAGVDVLVVDTAHGHAKLLLDMIRKLKADKACDGVQIVGGNVATRAGAQALIDAGVDAVKVGVGPGSICTTRVVAGVGVPQVSAVYDASLACKPAGVPLIADGGLQYSGDVAKALVAGASSVMVGSLLAGCEESPGETVFINGKQYKQYRGMGSLGAMSSRGKKSYSKDRYFQADVMSDDELIAEGIEGQVQYRGPVKSVVHQLVGGLHQSMFYVGARTVSELQERGKFVRITAAGLKESHPHDVQNIVEAPNYARR; encoded by the coding sequence ATGACGACACAAGCTGAAGCACCCGGACCATTCGACTACCTTGGGCTCACCTACGACGACGTCCTGTTGCTGCCGGGCGAAACCGACGTGATCCCCTCCGAAGTGGACACCACTACGCAGTTCACCCGTGAACTCTCGTTGAAGCTGCCCGTTGTGTCGGCGGCGATGGACACCGTCACTGAATCCCGCATGGCCATCGCGATGGCCCGTCAAGGCGGCCTCGGGGTGCTGCACCGCAACCTCTCGATGGAAGACCAGGCCTACCAGGTTGACCTGGTGAAACGCACCCAGACCGGGCGCATCACTAACCCCGTCACCATCGGCCCCGACGCCACGCTCGACGACCTCGACAAACTCTGCGGCCAGTACCGCATCTCCGGCCTGCCCGTCGTCGACGAACACAACACGCTGCTCGGCATCTGCACCAACCGCGACCTGCGTTTCACACCCGTCGCCGAGTGGGAATCGACGCTCGTGCGCGACGTCATGACCCCCATGCCGCTCATCACCGCGCCGGAAGACATTTCCCGCGACGACGCCACCGCGCTGCTGCGCAAACACAAGCGCGAGCGCCTGCCGCTCGTCGATGCCGACGGCAAGCTCACCGGCCTCATCACGGTGAAAGACTTCGTGAAGTCGGAGCAGTTCCCGAACGCATCCAAGGACGCGCACGGGCGGCTGCTCGTCGGTGCCGGCGTCGGCTACTTCGGCGAATCGTGGGAGCGCGCCAACCTGCTCATCGAAGCGGGCGTGGACGTGCTCGTCGTCGACACGGCTCACGGCCACGCGAAGCTGCTGCTCGACATGATCCGCAAACTCAAGGCCGACAAAGCCTGTGACGGCGTGCAGATCGTCGGCGGTAACGTCGCCACCCGCGCGGGTGCGCAGGCACTCATCGACGCGGGTGTAGACGCCGTCAAAGTGGGCGTCGGCCCAGGCTCCATTTGCACGACGCGCGTCGTTGCTGGCGTCGGGGTGCCCCAGGTCAGCGCCGTGTACGACGCGTCGCTCGCCTGCAAACCAGCCGGCGTGCCGCTGATCGCTGACGGCGGCCTTCAGTACTCCGGCGACGTGGCGAAGGCCCTGGTGGCAGGCGCGAGCAGCGTCATGGTGGGCTCGCTGCTGGCTGGCTGCGAGGAGTCGCCGGGCGAGACGGTGTTCATCAACGGCAAGCAGTACAAGCAGTACCGCGGTATGGGCTCGCTCGGCGCCATGAGCTCGCGCGGCAAGAAGTCCTACTCGAAGGACCGCTACTTCCAAGCCGACGTGATGAGCGACGACGAGCTCATCGCTGAGGGCATCGAGGGTCAGGTGCAGTACCGCGGGCCGGTGAAGTCCGTCGTGCATCAGCTCGTGGGCGGCCTGCATCAGTCGATGTTCTACGTCGGCGCCCGCACCGTGTCCGAGCTGCAGGAGCGCGGCAAGTTCGTGCGTATCACCGCCGCCGGCTTGAAGGAATCGCACCCTCACGACGTGCAGAACATCGTGGAAGCCCCCAACTACGCGCGCCGATAA
- the groL gene encoding chaperonin GroEL (60 kDa chaperone family; promotes refolding of misfolded polypeptides especially under stressful conditions; forms two stacked rings of heptamers to form a barrel-shaped 14mer; ends can be capped by GroES; misfolded proteins enter the barrel where they are refolded when GroES binds), whose translation MAKILAFDEEARRALERGVDTLADTVKVTLGPKGRYVVLDKQWGAPTITNDGVTVAKEVELQDPYEDLGAQLAKEVATKTNDVAGDGTTTATVLAQAMVHEGLRAVAAGGNPVGIKRGIEKAVDAVVEELRKNARDVSTTDEMASVATISSRDEQIGELIADAFDKVGKDGVITVDESQTFGTELEFTEGMQFDKGYLSPYFVTDADRMEAVLEDPYILLHSGKISSMNDLLPLLEKVIGAKGTLFIVAEDVDGEALSTLVVNKIRGTFTSVAVKAPAFGDRRKAMLEDMAILTGGQVVAPEVGLKLDQVGLEVLGRARRVVVTKDNTTIVDGAGESSEVEARVAQLRAEIERTDSDWDREKLQERVAKLAGGVCVIKVGAATEVELKEIKHRVEDAVSATRAAIEEGIVAGGGSALIHAAKVLEDGLGLEGDEKLGVQIVAKAAVEPLRWIAENGGQPGYVITSKVAELPVGQGYNAKTDEYHDLVANGVIDPVKVTRSALANAASIAALLLTTETLVVDKPKDEDDD comes from the coding sequence ATGGCAAAGATTCTCGCTTTCGACGAGGAAGCTCGCCGCGCGCTTGAGCGCGGCGTTGACACCCTCGCCGACACCGTGAAGGTCACCCTCGGCCCCAAGGGCCGCTACGTCGTGCTCGACAAGCAGTGGGGTGCGCCCACCATCACCAACGACGGCGTGACCGTCGCCAAGGAAGTGGAGCTCCAGGATCCGTACGAAGATCTGGGTGCTCAGCTCGCCAAGGAAGTTGCTACCAAGACCAACGACGTCGCAGGTGACGGCACCACCACCGCCACCGTGCTGGCGCAGGCCATGGTGCACGAGGGCCTCCGCGCCGTCGCTGCCGGTGGCAACCCCGTCGGCATCAAGCGCGGCATCGAGAAGGCCGTCGACGCGGTCGTTGAGGAGCTGCGCAAGAACGCTCGCGACGTCTCCACCACCGACGAAATGGCCTCCGTGGCCACTATCTCGTCGCGTGACGAGCAGATTGGTGAGCTCATCGCCGACGCGTTCGACAAGGTGGGCAAGGACGGCGTGATCACCGTCGACGAGTCGCAGACCTTCGGCACCGAGCTCGAGTTCACCGAGGGTATGCAGTTCGACAAGGGTTACCTCTCGCCGTACTTCGTCACCGACGCGGACCGCATGGAGGCCGTGCTCGAGGATCCGTACATCCTGCTGCACTCCGGCAAGATCTCCTCGATGAACGACCTCCTCCCGCTGCTGGAGAAGGTCATCGGCGCCAAGGGCACGCTGTTCATCGTGGCCGAGGATGTGGACGGCGAGGCGCTGTCCACGCTCGTCGTGAACAAGATCCGCGGCACCTTTACCTCCGTGGCTGTGAAGGCTCCGGCCTTCGGTGATCGTCGCAAGGCGATGCTGGAAGACATGGCTATCCTCACCGGCGGCCAGGTTGTGGCCCCCGAAGTCGGCCTGAAGCTCGACCAAGTGGGTCTCGAGGTGCTCGGACGCGCACGTCGCGTCGTCGTCACCAAGGACAACACCACCATCGTCGACGGCGCTGGCGAATCCTCCGAAGTGGAGGCTCGTGTGGCGCAGCTGCGCGCCGAAATCGAGCGCACCGACTCCGACTGGGATCGCGAGAAGCTCCAGGAGCGCGTCGCGAAGCTGGCCGGTGGCGTCTGCGTCATCAAGGTGGGCGCTGCCACTGAGGTGGAGCTCAAGGAAATCAAGCACCGCGTGGAGGACGCCGTCTCGGCTACTCGCGCGGCCATCGAGGAGGGCATCGTCGCCGGTGGCGGCTCCGCGCTCATCCACGCGGCCAAGGTGCTCGAGGATGGTCTCGGTCTCGAGGGCGACGAGAAGCTCGGCGTCCAGATTGTCGCCAAGGCTGCGGTTGAGCCGCTGCGCTGGATCGCCGAGAATGGCGGCCAGCCTGGCTACGTCATCACCTCGAAGGTTGCGGAACTCCCCGTCGGCCAGGGCTACAACGCCAAGACCGACGAGTACCACGACCTCGTGGCGAACGGCGTCATTGACCCGGTGAAGGTGACGCGCTCCGCGCTCGCCAACGCTGCGTCGATCGCCGCGCTGCTGCTCACCACCGAGACCCTCGTGGTGGACAAGCCCAAGGACGAAGACGACGACTGA
- the groES gene encoding co-chaperone GroES, with amino-acid sequence MAVTIKPLEDRVLVEPLEAEQTTASGLVIPDTAKEKPQEGRVVATGPGRFDNDGAKRVPMDVAEGDVVVFSKYGGTELKYDGKEYLLLNARDILAVVSK; translated from the coding sequence GTGGCAGTCACGATCAAGCCTCTTGAGGACCGCGTCCTCGTTGAGCCCCTCGAAGCCGAGCAGACCACCGCTTCCGGGCTCGTCATCCCTGACACCGCCAAGGAGAAGCCCCAGGAGGGCCGCGTCGTCGCTACCGGCCCCGGTCGCTTCGACAACGACGGCGCCAAGCGCGTCCCCATGGACGTTGCCGAGGGCGACGTCGTCGTCTTCTCCAAGTACGGCGGCACCGAACTCAAGTACGACGGCAAGGAGTACCTGCTCCTCAACGCACGCGACATCCTCGCCGTCGTCTCCAAGTAA
- a CDS encoding LamB/YcsF family protein produces the protein MRRTPGFQRGCGESFGYPKAGGDEAPLGRVSSADAVRGFQAGDALTMRATVQRAAQF, from the coding sequence CTGCGCCGGACCCCTGGGTTTCAAAGAGGGTGTGGCGAATCCTTCGGGTACCCGAAGGCGGGCGGCGACGAGGCGCCGCTCGGCCGTGTCTCGTCGGCCGATGCCGTGCGCGGATTCCAAGCGGGCGACGCGCTCACGATGCGTGCGACGGTGCAGCGCGCGGCACAGTTTTGA
- the bioB gene encoding biotin synthase BioB produces MDLNELADRVIAGGQITRDEALAILRLPDAATYPLVAAAGRVRRHFHGNTMKVNYLVNLKSGKCPEDCFYCSQRLGSEADVLKYTWLSHDDALAAANAGIAAGAGRVCLVASGRGPSNRDVDRVGQIIRDLKKEHPNVEVCACLGILKEGQAERLAGSGADAYNHNLNTAQSHYDEICTTHDYADRRDTVQHAREHGLSACSGLIAGMGETDEQLVEVAFQLLDVGADSVPVNFLLPFDGTPLQGHAELTAHKCLRILAMIRFVHGKADVRVSAGREQHIRTLQPLSLEICNSLFLGDYLTSEGQPGADDLRMLTDGGYVVLGAEHMAPTEIPKVAARKRGAGTTAPANA; encoded by the coding sequence ATGGACCTCAATGAGCTCGCCGACCGTGTCATCGCAGGCGGCCAGATCACCCGCGACGAGGCACTCGCCATCTTGCGCCTGCCCGACGCCGCCACCTACCCGCTCGTCGCAGCCGCCGGACGCGTGCGTCGGCACTTCCACGGCAACACCATGAAGGTGAACTACCTCGTCAACCTCAAGTCAGGCAAATGCCCAGAAGACTGCTTCTACTGCTCGCAGCGGCTGGGTTCCGAAGCCGACGTGCTGAAGTACACCTGGCTCAGCCACGACGACGCCCTCGCCGCCGCCAACGCCGGCATCGCTGCGGGAGCCGGGCGAGTTTGCCTCGTCGCGTCCGGCCGCGGCCCCAGCAACCGCGACGTAGACCGCGTCGGCCAAATCATTCGAGACCTCAAGAAGGAACACCCTAATGTCGAGGTCTGCGCCTGCCTCGGCATCTTGAAGGAAGGACAAGCCGAACGCCTCGCCGGCTCGGGTGCCGATGCCTACAACCACAACCTCAACACTGCGCAATCCCATTACGACGAAATCTGTACCACACACGACTACGCCGATCGCCGCGATACTGTCCAGCACGCCCGCGAGCATGGCCTCTCCGCCTGCTCTGGGCTCATCGCAGGCATGGGCGAAACCGATGAGCAGCTCGTCGAGGTGGCGTTCCAGCTGCTCGACGTCGGGGCCGATTCCGTGCCGGTGAACTTTCTCTTGCCCTTCGACGGCACCCCGCTCCAAGGCCACGCGGAGCTCACTGCACACAAATGTTTGCGCATTCTCGCGATGATTCGATTCGTCCATGGGAAGGCGGATGTGCGCGTCTCCGCCGGGCGTGAGCAACACATCCGCACGCTGCAACCCCTGTCGCTAGAGATCTGCAATTCGCTCTTCCTCGGTGACTACCTCACTTCCGAGGGTCAGCCCGGCGCCGACGATCTGCGTATGTTGACGGACGGCGGTTACGTCGTGTTGGGGGCCGAACACATGGCTCCCACGGAGATCCCGAAGGTGGCGGCACGCAAGCGGGGCGCAGGCACCACGGCCCCCGCCAATGCCTAA
- the bioB gene encoding biotin synthase BioB produces MDLTELANRVIAGGQITRDEALAVLRLPDADTVPLVAEAGRVRRAFHGDAVKLDYIVNLKSGKCPEDCIYCPQRLGSDADILRYSWLSHDEAVELAARGVAAGARSVCLVSSGNGPSNRDVERVGAIARSVKERHPSAEVAACIGILKPGQAERLAEFGVDAYNHNFNTSASHYADVCTTHTHADRVRTVQMAREAGLSIDAGLLAGMGQRDEQLVEVAFELLDAGASAVPVNFLMAFDGTPLAHHNELTAQQCLRILAMIRLVHGKADVRVAAGREQHLGWMQPLALEVGNAIYFGDYATGSGQEGNEDLRMIAEAGLSIYGSDHRETPEVPVVHIRDRGAGTALPANA; encoded by the coding sequence ATGGATCTCACCGAGCTTGCCAACCGCGTGATCGCAGGCGGCCAGATCACCCGCGACGAAGCCCTCGCCGTTCTGCGCCTGCCCGACGCAGACACGGTGCCGCTCGTGGCGGAGGCGGGGCGCGTGCGCCGGGCGTTCCACGGCGACGCGGTGAAGCTGGATTACATCGTGAATCTGAAGTCCGGCAAGTGCCCCGAGGACTGCATCTACTGCCCGCAGCGCCTGGGTTCCGACGCGGACATCCTGCGCTACTCCTGGCTGAGCCACGACGAGGCCGTCGAGCTCGCCGCGCGCGGCGTGGCGGCCGGGGCGCGCTCAGTGTGCCTGGTGTCGTCGGGCAACGGGCCGAGCAACCGCGACGTGGAACGCGTCGGCGCCATCGCGCGCAGCGTGAAGGAGCGCCATCCGAGCGCGGAGGTGGCCGCGTGCATCGGCATCCTCAAGCCCGGGCAGGCCGAGCGGCTCGCGGAGTTCGGCGTCGACGCGTACAACCACAACTTCAACACGTCCGCATCGCACTACGCGGACGTGTGCACCACCCACACCCACGCCGACCGGGTGCGCACCGTACAGATGGCGCGCGAGGCCGGGCTCAGCATCGACGCCGGCCTGCTCGCCGGCATGGGGCAACGCGACGAGCAGCTCGTCGAGGTGGCATTCGAGCTCCTCGACGCAGGCGCCAGCGCCGTGCCCGTCAACTTCCTCATGGCCTTCGACGGCACCCCGCTCGCCCACCACAACGAGCTCACCGCTCAGCAGTGCCTGCGCATCCTCGCCATGATTCGCCTCGTCCACGGCAAGGCGGACGTGCGCGTCGCGGCGGGGCGCGAGCAGCACCTGGGCTGGATGCAGCCGCTCGCGCTCGAGGTGGGCAACGCCATCTACTTCGGCGATTACGCCACCGGCAGCGGCCAGGAAGGCAACGAAGACCTCCGGATGATCGCTGAGGCCGGCCTCAGCATCTACGGCAGCGACCACCGTGAAACGCCGGAGGTGCCCGTCGTGCATATCCGCGACCGCGGCGCAGGCACCGCGCTGCCGGCGAACGCGTAG
- a CDS encoding THUMP-like domain-containing protein, whose protein sequence is MGAFPLAALEAASGEVDPDSLAAAQRLRRQHSPEDAAWALTQVSLRRRAAAKLERADEMLFTPAGLEQATRTMVARWRAQRFVDAGVRRVWDVGCGIGSDAMAFADAGIDVVAIDADPDTVEIATWNLALVGAGPARLGLAEELTIPDGDAVFLDPARRTARGRTWNVEHFTPPWALVMDYVASQRFVCVKLGPGVPKEILPAQVQCCWVSDRGDVCEASLWNHATGHVAVRMESPVAELGSSGAQLPVAAVGRFVAEPDGAAIRAGLVAESADGAPAWLLDAHVAYLSSDQPLTSPWLTCFEVDAVLPFDRKTLARYVREHAIGTLEIKQRALDVDPAALRRQLKPKGPNQATIILARTVDGARAIVAHRC, encoded by the coding sequence GCGTCGGGGGAGGTAGATCCCGATTCGCTCGCCGCCGCGCAACGCCTCCGCCGCCAGCACTCACCTGAAGACGCCGCGTGGGCGCTCACGCAGGTCTCGCTTAGACGCCGAGCCGCAGCAAAGCTGGAGCGCGCCGACGAGATGCTGTTCACCCCGGCAGGGCTCGAACAGGCCACCCGCACGATGGTGGCGAGGTGGCGGGCGCAGCGGTTCGTCGACGCGGGCGTGCGGCGGGTGTGGGACGTCGGCTGCGGCATCGGATCCGACGCCATGGCCTTCGCCGACGCCGGGATCGACGTCGTCGCCATCGACGCCGACCCCGACACCGTAGAGATCGCGACGTGGAACCTCGCCCTCGTGGGGGCCGGGCCGGCGCGCCTGGGGTTGGCCGAGGAGCTCACCATCCCCGACGGCGACGCGGTCTTCCTCGACCCCGCCCGGCGCACCGCACGCGGCCGCACGTGGAACGTCGAACACTTCACCCCGCCGTGGGCCCTGGTGATGGACTACGTAGCCAGCCAGCGGTTCGTCTGCGTGAAGCTCGGCCCGGGCGTGCCGAAGGAAATCCTGCCCGCGCAAGTGCAGTGCTGCTGGGTGTCCGACCGCGGCGACGTCTGCGAGGCGTCGCTGTGGAACCATGCGACGGGACACGTCGCGGTGCGCATGGAGTCACCCGTCGCGGAGCTGGGCTCTTCAGGCGCGCAACTCCCGGTGGCTGCGGTGGGACGCTTCGTCGCTGAGCCCGACGGAGCCGCCATCCGTGCGGGGCTCGTCGCGGAAAGCGCGGACGGCGCACCGGCCTGGCTGCTGGATGCGCACGTCGCGTACCTCTCGTCGGATCAGCCGCTCACCTCGCCGTGGCTCACCTGCTTCGAGGTGGACGCCGTGTTGCCCTTCGACCGTAAAACGCTCGCCCGCTACGTGCGCGAGCACGCCATCGGCACCCTGGAAATCAAGCAGCGCGCCCTCGACGTCGACCCGGCCGCATTACGTCGGCAGCTCAAACCGAAAGGCCCGAACCAGGCCACGATCATCCTGGCCCGCACCGTCGACGGCGCCCGCGCCATCGTCGCGCACCGCTGCTGA